Within the Zerene cesonia ecotype Mississippi chromosome 10, Zerene_cesonia_1.1, whole genome shotgun sequence genome, the region GCCCCACACCTCGAGCGCGCGCGCCTCCACCTGCGCACGCAGGTACAGCCGCATCTCGGCGAAGCGCGCGCGGTGGGGGTTGCGCCGCCGCACGCACCGCAGCGGGGGCGGTCGCGCGTCTAGATCGCAGTCTTTCAGTAGATACTCACTTTTAGCTTCGGTTCTTGTGATGAGAACATGTTTATCGTTATCGTCCCTGAAAATAGAAGTgatcttataattttaaggtaaaaatttgcaattaaacttgaatttattatgGGTATCACAATATTTGtccattcaaatatttgtcaTAAACTTTAAGTAACTAACCTGCATTCATCACATACACTGTAATCGAATGTATCAAAGAGGTATGACTGCGGGAAGGGCCGCTCACACTCCAAACAGTGAGGCTGCTCAGTATGGTGCACAATAGGAGCGGGTTCAGCCACTGGCCGCAATGGATCTTCCTCTGTCTCCTCTAGTAGAAAGCCACCACCAGAGTCGATAGCTCGTGGAATGCAGTTTTCACTTATTTTGCTTAtgctgttttataaaaaaaaattcaattaaaacctGAATACTTCAtgatcatattaattattacacaaatattacTTCTAGTACTAGTATTTGtgacatataaatacaacagTCAAATAGGCATTCAAGGCTTGTTTTTTTaccaacataatattatgttaacatttattttttgttgttattgtttgttttttattttctctttatacattttacaatctcattttctttttaccCACATCTTTACTTGATAGTCAAAGCGAATTCTCATGGGAATAAGATGTGGCAACAGTATCCTAGGTCAATCTCCAGCCTCGCTTGTTATAAAAGTGTTCTTGtatatgaacaaaataaacattttatattctaacATGTTTAAGTGCTACTTAGCCAACATACTATAGTCTACTAATAATGTTCACTATATACTGACAGGGGCTGCTTGACAAGACGGGCCTCACGCAGAGCTTTAGCACGCTGTCGGTTGCGCTCAGCCCGTGCACGCTGCGCTGCACTTAAGCTTGCATCTACATCTTTCTCTATATCTACATCTTGAATGTCTTGTTTATCTAAAACTatacttttatcttttatactaTCAGGGCTTTTACTGTTACTTTGTGATATCttaagtttttcatttttaagttGCCCATTTGCCAAACTTTCTCCATGCATTTTGAGGTAAATGAtaactgaaattttaatatttcacaatttattaataaagcaaaTTACACTAAAGAGCGGACACAGTAAAATGGCAAGAATTTAATTACTACACGTGTATTTATCTTTACTATCGTTAACTAACATCaccattatcataaaattttatatatcaactCCAATTCAAATTAAAGCCAATCTAAGTTCAACTGGCTGTTACCTTCGCCCGCGcagtcaaattaaatttttatgactaACTTCCATCCCCTGTTTTATCTCTTCGGGggtagaatttttaaaaaccttttcttagcggatgcctgcatcatatctgcatgccaaatgtAAGCCCGagcggttcagtagtttgcgCTGTGCATTAATAGAACAATCACTCActtttgcgttttatatacTTGAATGCATAAATCCATGAaatcgtaaatattttatgtaacaatGATTACCTGAATGATTAACacctcattttaaattaatgtataaaattattaactatttattttttgataatgttTAAGTTCCTTcacattatttcttaataatataatcaattttttatatcaacctAGTAAGCAAGTAAGTTGCAAgcaaatagtttaataataaattatggtatttaactttttaaatccattatccacagattaaaaactatatttgtatgtacgtAAAGCTAACACGCACAGAGCAACACGCTAAGTGTTATTGtaaatgtcaaatgtcaatatCATAGATTAATGCCCCTATTTAACTACCGACACACAATTTAGTTGACTTAATTCAGTCGGCAATGAATTAAGAAACTATTCAGTAAATTTACATTCCTAAGTTCAGATCAGGATGGTTTCTGGCTGACTAAATAATTGAGAAGTCTAATTAGAAACGcattattgaaatacttatACTTGACTTTTATAAACAGCTCAATATTTTTCAAGGATCATTTTTGTCAGCACGGTAGGGATAATaaagaattgaattttaaatcttaaaacgTATTTTCTGTTATTACAGGCTCTGACACATCTTTCTGTGGCATTTATAGTTTCtagtatgataatattttgcttttgaATAAACGTTGTTACAAGACAAACTACATAATATCTACAATAATCATTTCGTAGATAATTCCTAAATCCGTTGATTCTAAGTGACACTTAACGTCCATTATCTGATTCAGGAATCTTGATTTAGGACAGAATGCTATAATCTCCATCTATTTTCACTACaagagaaaaaaaagataaaataatgaacgTATTGAATGGCAGCTccattattattgcatttttattttatttatggcaaTAAGCCGGAACTATTTGCCAGTATCAGTGTCCAGTTTTAAAAGAAggagaaacaaaaattttatacaagtttattaaagatttaagcctTCGTATGATCAGAGAAGCAGCgcttatcaatataaataatataacataaaataacgtcaatttattaaaagtaataaaaactgtAAGTAAATCATAGCCAAAAGCAAtttctatgtaaaatttagtatagaataattcaataattgcaaaaatttttgcaattattGAACTTATTCTTACTTCTTATTTTAATCTGTGTGTCAACTGTCAGTGCTCTATCAAACGTCATGAAGTGATGGCTGTAAAGAGCTGCGCGGGAGATTCGGGATCGATGGTTGTAACTCGTATTTcattgtgtttataatttataaataatttgcaagTGATTTTTACAGTACGTTTGTTAATCCAtaagataatgtatttaaGCCAGTTGCGGACTTTCTTATATTAgagttcatttataaaatcaatgacGTCTGAACCTAACTATTTGATACATTACATGATATTAGTTTATCTTCGTGATTGTGCAATGTGCAACATTACGATCCTGTGCAGGAGGATGGTAAGTGGGTAAGTGTTTTTGCTTCTGTTTAATATGATCCGTACTTGTAATTGATTTTCACTACACATGTAAAttctgatatttaaaaatatgatcaaTCATAAATGTTCTTAACTCtgcaataatttgtatttgtatgcaTGGCAATGGCAAATGGGGTAAAGGCAGCTTCGGTATGATTATGAattttgatgatgattttGATTCGGAACGACACGTACGTCAAtaatttcttctttcttcataaaataaatattcaagctGAATGGAATAATCGGGAGACGCCCAGATTTAAAAGAATTAGTGCgagaacaaatataattttacttttgtgTTAGGCTCGACGTGCAGATTTTGAAACcagaaacaaattttttatattcgcgaattataaatttctgcTCAAAAATTgtcttgtaaaaaaaaacacttcatTACCAACTGCCAACTTTCAGCCCGATAAGGGTGTTATATGTAAAAGTACACTCAAGAATCTCTATATACACTTAATTTGGCCTCCGGAAGGtactacctacctaccttCAGGAGCCAGTCGTCTTCGGCTATGTGAACTTGGTACccgacttaaaaataaaaaaaattgtttgctcCACTCGATAgataacgatttttttttttttttttttccaccGGTTtagtgaaggaaaacatatgtattgaattgaaatgcagttagttaattttgtttatggtaAAACAGAAATTGGGAAAAAGCGATATAGATATTTAGGAGAATTTTCCAAACGTGCTAATGTAGGGAAGAGCTACGTAAACTGAACACACAAANNNNNNNNNNNNNNNNNNNNNNNNNNNNNNNNNNNNNNNNNNNNNNNNNNNNNNNNNNNNNNNNNNNNNNNNNNNNNNNNNNNNNNNNNNNNNNNNNNNNTTAAGTATAATTACACTTAAGTTTATGTATTAAGTTACGTGTGTTTTTACAGATACTCCGATGGCAGTCGACGACTTTGAAATGGAGATCCATGAACAGAGAGACACCTCCGACCCAGATTCTAGATCCAGTCAtgataagtaaaatataaatttcctgTTAGGGAAAATTGAAATGAACTCTATtgagttaaaattatttgtatgtataagatgttattggtaaataataaaaaatataaatatatgcgaaacttttatttttttgcacaAATCTGTTAATCCGAATAATTTTGGcagtaaataatacatactaactgcattaataattttagccaaattagttaaaatcttcacaatttttttaaccaaagtgttttgataaaatggtcaaataattaattacaattacttGAGTtctcttaaaatttaattcctgTAACCTTTAGTGTCATAagtaaaaatagatattacaTTCGATAGTGAGTAAATATCttccaattaaaaatagatggcGCTAAATTCAATAACGTATATTTTCTAGTcgtcaatagatggcgctgaaTTCAATATGTTGTAATTATCTTCTAGTTAACAATAGATGACTCTGAATCTTTTAATGTGCAACAATCTTCTATTCATCAATAGATGGCGCAAGACCTGATAACTTGCTtggatacaaaataaaagtttcactGAGACGCAATTTTAACGtaagtaaacaataaatcgcattacaaaattgtatcttacataaaacattttcttattttctttttagtcTTTGTCCacccaaaaaaataaaaatgaatttaaataccaCTTCTGCTTGTTACGTATTTCTTCTGCGAAAAGTGGAGGAATCGCAGCATGTCAAAAGCGAAATCCAAGTGCAGAATAGTAATTTTGCTATGCTATAATAACTATGTATGTGTTACAGACTTGAAAACAATGAGTATCGATTCTTTTTATTGCCTGTTTGTCTGATCGTCTGTTCTTATGTGCGTCAAttacgttaatattatataagaatatttaggAGGATGCTATCCATAGGTACATGTAACCGGGAGCAATAACATGAATTcaggaatatattattaatcgaGGTGTCATCTGGGTCGTTAAAAATGATTGCAAATTCCtcaatttattgcaaaaataaatagtcgAGATCAGCATCTGACGTAAAAGCTCTCCTCCCTCTAGCCAAAAATAGTGTAAAATCGtccattatatattatagcattaataattttagacaAATTTTCAAAGCcacacaaacacaaattttaaataattattgtcataTGATCCATTTTTTTCTTAGATATCTTTAATCCTAATCCTAATAagcaatattaacataaaatcaaccatattattaatttaaatcgataATAGGTATACCTAGAAtccaaattatattacaacttTGACATCAGACTCAAGTAACTTCTTCCCTTTCCCAAAGCAACCTGTGCCTGATTAGctctaaatattaattatcttacGAAAGTTATAATGGCATCAGTTTAGTCTTCAAAGGGTTGTTGATCATTTAATAAGTCACTTTGTGTAAGAGAGCAATAGCACGTAACTCAATCTGAGTATaacatatgtatgtgtgctcAGTACATGGGTAAAGTCGAGATAGTTTTCTCTCTAGGGATATTCaaagctatttaaattatatgtgtgTCGGTTTGACCTTAAACCTAGCGAGGTTGgtagcaatatttatattcaaattagttGCTGTcgcaataaaacattgtttgcttgtttatcTTCACTTTATCaaatgcacaaaaaatttagaTATTGTATTGATAACATGGCAACACTTTATTTTGGCGATTTGTTCCTTGAAACGACTGTACAGGTTTTAACGAACTTGTCATTGTAAAGTTTAGGATACGTACCAAAGACAATGTAcagctttgaaataaaagattcTAGAAGTTTTCCTCAAACTAGCTGTTCGGCCcggtttattatatataggctATGTCGCCCAGTGTAAATGCAGTTCTAATGGtgcaaaaatttttttaatcggtgcagccgttcacgcgtgaCGGCATGACCAAGGAAAATAGAAATTCATAGTTATAGATATAGATGAATATAGCGAATTATGGCGAAAAATATCGCCTGAAGTAGTTATCTAGCGTAATCTACACTACGTGGAAATTAGTGTGTTAATATATCAGCATTACCGGCGAAATTATAGGCCGTAGTCTAGACTGTCATTACTTGACGTAATATCGAGTATCATTGAACCATAATCGTTATCAATTTATCGCGTATCACCTGTCAAGTAAGGCTACAAAGGCAGGCGACAATAGGCCGACCGGTCGCGTGTGACGCAGTCGCATCTCGCACGCGTCGAGgggaattttgaaatataggGGAcatattgattgattttttccATCTCACTGTATCTTATGAATGCTTTTATATATCTCATACTTTTCTAATATATGACTGTAATTGAATTTGCTCTAAAAAGTGCTCAAAAAGTACGCTGTATTGCCAATtcctagttaaataaattaaatgtataagtaCATTCGAATTAACTATCTTAATTAATGGTCTggtctatattatttaacgcatggtacatataaataactaggtACAGAAACAATACTtaaccaaattatttttacattaaaaaaagagcAAACAATttcaactaaattaaaaactcttaATCCCTTCATTCACACAATAAACACAAGAATATTATCACATCAAATTATAGGCCCATACACCACCCTCATACACCCTCTTTCACATGGGAACCGAATTTCGCCTAAATGCATATCGATTTCTAGATTACCCAAACTAAACCTTACTCCATTGTGATACAGAACGTTTTGACAGTAAAAGTAAGTTTGTTTAGATGTAAATCGACACGAATAATGCAAGCAGTggtttttattgtgaaaagtGTTTGCGCAGCGACATTAGTGATGTTGACTGTTTGTGAGGGTAAGCGCGGCCGCGAGGTGGCTGGTAGCTGTTTACATAAATTCTGATTGATTGCTAATGGAGTAATTAAAAGGCATGTCTTTGCTTGTGAATAAGattctgtattattttgcGATATGCGTTGAATATTaacgtaattttatatgagCTTTAGACTTCACTTAATAGCTGTATTCCATAAGCGAAAGATATAAGTAAGCATAGGGCAACAACATATCAACCTAAGCCTTTCGtccttcgcacgcgttaaattcaaaGTAGTTTAGTAGAtcttgttatacatataaaccttcctcttgaatcacactatctattaaaaaatgctaTCAAAATTCgtaaagttttaaagatcttagcatacatacatagggacagacgcgggaagcgactttacTTTATACTATCTAGTAccatatacacataaacataaaacagttACCAGATtactttttacaataaacatttttcaaaaagAGTAATAGTTATGCAATATGGATGTTTTATAAACGCCAAAACGATTCGTACACTATGAtagtactaaatatttaaacctgTTATTCATTACTACTGCTCTCCAGATAATCCCATATCTCTTTTAAACTAACACGCACCCAACTATTGCGGATGCTAACTTTATATATACCCCCGACTTTGTCTGtgcttcatcatcatcagcccatacacgttcccactgctgggacacaggcctcctgtgagggttcaggccataatccaccacgctggccaagtgcgggttggcagNNNNNNNNNNNNNNNNNNNNNNNNNNNNNNNNNNNNNNNNNNNNNNNNNNNNNNNNNNNNNNNNNNNNNNNNNNNNNNNNNNNNNNNNNNNNNNNNNNNNAGTCAAAagtttatctataataaaatcagcAGCTACATTtacatcattaattttatacaagtcGTACCATGTTTCTTCCAACAAAGATTTTTCTATTCCTATATAATCAATAACAGGTTTTTTATTATGCGATGAGAAACTCCCACAGTAGTTTTTGACATTTACACCAGTGATATATAGTAAAATGGGAGAGTGATCAGTGAGCACTTGTTCAAATACAAGCGTTTTCCAGACATTGGGACACTTGATCATGAAATGATCAAGACATGATGTTAGCCTTGTTGGTATGTTAATTCCTTGACTCAGTCCATGCATAGCTAATAGAGTAAGATAATTTTGCGCAGCAGttgttaaattgtttgatgaaatatctatatttatgtcacctgtaaatataacatttttcgaAGAGATTGTTTTTAGAGTATTGTCAAGTGATTccaaaaatatagatatatttctgAAGGATGGAGATCGGTATGAGCATATTAGTGTATAACCGGGTTCAATATTGATAACTAGACAGTTCCCTTCCAAAAAGACGGGCTCATAAGCGAGAGCTTTTATGCTTTGTCGGACATACACAACCACCCCATCATTTtgatttaaactattttttgaCCAAAACATCTGATAACTATCTAAATGGGGGGGTGGATTAGCCTTACTAGTCCAACATTCCGTGAGAACAAAAACGTCTATAGAAAATTGTAGGCTAGATATAAATGCCAAAAACATATCAAAGTTACGGTTAATGCTTCTAATGTTAACAGTTAAAACCGAAAAAGCGTCTTTATCACTGATGTCCGATTTCAGAAGCGATTGACAGTCATTTATGTCACTAACTAAAAAGCATTGCACTTTATTCgattcaatattttctatttctgcAGTAATATGACTATTATCCATACTTTaggtatttacataataatgtagTGCTTAAAACATACATCGATTGAGAAATGTTAAACAACAATGGagtgaaaattaaaatctgaGGGCtgcaaaaaatgtaacaaCTTAATTGATACTGCATGCTGATATGACAGatgttagttattatttgtatattatgcaatatta harbors:
- the LOC119829414 gene encoding DNA repair protein complementing XP-A cells homolog, yielding MHGESLANGQLKNEKLKISQSNSKSPDSIKDKSIVLDKQDIQDVDIEKDVDASLSAAQRARAERNRQRAKALREARLVKQPLISKISENCIPRAIDSGGGFLLEETEEDPLRPVAEPAPIVHHTEQPHCLECERPFPQSYLFDTFDYSVCDECRDDNDKHVLITRTEAKSEYLLKDCDLDARPPPLRCVRRRNPHRARFAEMRLYLRAQVEARALEVWGSAEQLERERAERDERRERATATAQRRRLRALRMDVRSSLYDRTRDLHEHDYGPERYDADNDVYERTCACGHVQTYEKM